One genomic segment of Hevea brasiliensis isolate MT/VB/25A 57/8 chromosome 3, ASM3005281v1, whole genome shotgun sequence includes these proteins:
- the LOC131178531 gene encoding uncharacterized protein LOC131178531, with product MSSVCISNCVNGTRDPRVPVRATYVNLYKWPESDAEFIKSVQRVRQGLQGQTRVVDSISCRQMYVRSYTFSRKESVPQKTKKCLGRVKEKVANHGKKKQEEGRIRKCLVFRKVKEFSCGALFRIFHRLLSCGASVDVVDQKDLH from the coding sequence ATGAGCTCAGTCTGCATATCAAACTGTGTCAACGGTACACGAGACCCCCGCGTGCCAGTACGTGCCACCTATGTGAACCTCTACAAGTGGCCGGAATCCGATGCAGAGTTCATAAAGTCTGTCCAGCGAGTAAGGCAGGGTTTGCAAGGCCAAACAAGGGTGGTGGACAGCATATCCTGCAGGCAAATGTATGTTAGGAGCTACACGTTCTCAAGGAAGGAGAGTGTGCCACAGAAGACGAAGAAGTGCTTGGGTAGAGTGAAAGAGAAGGTGGCTAATCATGGAAAGAAGAAACAAGAAGAGGGCCGGATAAGGAAGTGTTTGGTGTTTAGGAAAGTGAAAGAATTTTCTTGCGGTGCTTTGTTTAGGATCTTTCACAGGTTATTGTCTTGTGGTGCTAGTGTAGATGTGGTTGATCAAAAAGATttacattaa